The genomic window GGTTATGTAACTTCTCTTCGTACACTTTCTTCTGGAAGAGCTATATCCACTATGGAATTTTCTCATTATGAAAAGGTACCAACTAACATATCTGAAAAAATAATCGAAAAATCAAAAGTAAAATGAATAAAAAAATTAAAATAAAATTGCAGTCATATGATCATATATTGCTAGATAGATATGCTAATAAAATTTTAAAAACTGCATTATGTTCTGGATCTATTATTCATGGCCCTATTCCCTTACCTACTAAAAAAAAAATTTATACTGTTTTGCGTTCTCCACATGTTAATAAAAAATCTAGGGAACAGTACTTATTGCCCAAACATAGGAGATATTTAGAAATAAACGCTAATTCAATAACTGTTGAAGCTATGATGAAAATAGAATTGTATAGCGGGGTTGAACTTGAAATTAAAGTTTAAGCATCTATTAATTTTTATTTATGAAAAGTATAATAGGTAAAAACATTGGAATGACCAGTTTATTTGATGAACAAGGGAGAAACATCCCTTCTACAGTTATAGAAGCTGGTCCTTGCTCAATTATTCAGATAAAAACACTTGAAAAAGACGGATATTCTTCGATCCAATTAGGATTTGAAGATAAAAAGAAAAAAAACATCAGTAAATCTTTACTGGGACATTTTAAAAAAGCAAATGTCTCTCCTAAAAAAAAAATAGCAGAATTCTATGTAAATAAATGCGATAAATTAAGATTAGGAGAAAAAATTACTGTAAACTCCTTTAATGTAGGAGAATTTGTAGATGTAACTGGATTTTCCAAAGGAAGGGGCTTTCAAGGAGTTGTTAAGCGGCATGGTTTTTCTGGAGTGGGAGAAAGAACACACGGTCAACATAATAGACTTAGAGCTCCAGGATCTATTGGAGCAGGATCAGATCCTTCAAGGGTATTTAAGGGGGTTAGAATGTCTGGGAAAATGGGAAATAGAAGGGTTACAGTAAAAAATCTCAGAATACTAAAAATAGACTTGGAAAAAAATCTTCTAATTGTTAAAGGTTCAGTACCTGGTACTAAATATTCCTACTTAATTATTAAAAAATATGGAGGTTAAAGTTTTTGATATAACTGGAAAAGAAACAGGACGTAAAGTAATTTTGCAGGACCAGGTTTTTGGTATAAATCCTAATACTCATGCTATTAGCATGGAAATAAAGAGATATTTATCTGCACAACGTCAAGGTACTCATAAAACTAAAGAACGTAGTGAAGTTTCTGGAAGTACTAGGAAGTTACATCGTCAAAAAGGAACAGGAGGGTCTAGAAAAGGAGATATCAATAATCCTTTATTTAGAGGAGGAGGGAGAGTTTTTGGCCCTATTCCAAAGAAATACCTTTTTAAATTGAATAAATCATTTAAAAAATTGGCTAAACGTTCTATACTAAGTCAAAGATTGAAAGAAGGTAAATTAAAAGTAATAGAAAATTTTTTATTAAAAAATCCAAAAACTAAGCTATTTTTAGGGATATTGAGTTTACTCAATCTAAGGAAAAAAAAGGTTTTGATGGTTTATGGAAAACCAAATAAAAATTTATTTCTTTCTTCTAGAAATCTAGAAAAGATTAAATTAGCAACCTATAATGAGGTAAGCAGTTATGATCTGTTAAATGCTTCGAACATTTTATTCATGGAAGATTCACTTGAAGAAGTCCATAAAAATTTAATGGAAGTATGATATTAATTAAATATTGGATTACAGAGAAATCTGTATATAATTTAGGGGCTTTTTACACTTTCTTAGTAAATCCTAATTCTAACAAAATGAAAATTAAAAATGAAATATCCAACTTGTATAATGTTACTGTTAAGCGAGTAAGAACCATAGTATGTCGGAATAAAAGAAAAAAGGCTATAGTAGAGCTTAAAAAAGGAGAGATTCTTAATATCTAAAAAAAATAAAAAAAATAATATGTCAGTAAAAAGACTTAAACCAACGACTCCATCTCAGAGATTTAAAGTCTTGAATAGTTTTAAAGAAATCACTAGCTGGACTCCAGAAAAGTCTCTAACTAAAGGAATCCGAAAGAGGGGAGGGAGAAATAATTATGGGAAAATGACTATTCGTAATGTTGGGGGAGGGCATAAGAGAAAATATAGGAAGATTGATTATAAAAGAAATAAATTTGGAATTCCTGCGATAGTGAAATCTATTGAATATGATCCTAATAGATCTTCTTTTATATCTTTATTATTCTATGTTGATGGAGAAAAAAGGTATATTATTACTACGGAGGGTATCCATATTGGACAAAAAGTCATCTCTGGAAAAGAGATTACCCCTAAATTAGGAAATGCTGTTCCTTTATCTAAAATAGCGCTTGGAGCGTTAATTTCTTGCATAGAATTAAACCCTGGTAAAGGTGCAGTTATTGCTAGGAGTGCAGGTTCATATGCACAATTATCTGCTAAAGAAGGAAAATACGCAACTGTTAAATTACCTTCAGGTGAAATTAGAAGGATTCTTGCTTCTTGTCTGGCAACTATAGGTTCTGTATCTAACTCAGAACATCAGCTTGTTAAATCAGGAAAAGCAGGAAGATCACGTCATTTAGGAAGGAGGCCTCGTGTAAGAGGCGTAGCAATGAATCCTGTGGATCACCCAATGGGTGGTGGAGAAGGTAAAGCTTCAGGTGGTCTTCCACGTAGTAGAAAGGGATTATACTCCAAAGGATTAAGAACCAGATCTATTCGATACCAAAAATATTTTACAAATAAAAAGTAAGTATATGGCACGTTCTTTAAAAAAAGGTCCGTTTGTATTTTACAAACTAATAGAAAAAGTTCTTTCAAATAAGAAATCTGGAAAAAAAGTTTTGATCAAAACTTGGTCTAGATCTTCTACAATTATTCCTGAATTTGTGGGTCAAACTTTTGCCGTGCATAATGGTAAAAAACATATACCCGTGTATATAACGGAGAACATGGTTGGCCATAAGTTAGGAGAGTTTTCTCCAACACGAGTATTTCGTGGTCATTCAGGATCAAAAACTAGAACTAGTAAGATGAAAAAATTAAAAAAATAAAAATGGGCATTTTAAATAAAAAAAGTTCAGAAAAACGGAAGAAAAAAAAAATAGTATATGCTTCTTTGAGAAGTAATCCAATATCTCCTAGAAAAATGCGTGTTATGGCTGATCTTATTAGAGGTGTAGGAATAGAGAACGCTTTAAGCATTTTGGAATTCAATAAAAAAAAGGCCTCTTACTTTTTGAGGAAACTTTTGTTTTCAGCTTTAGCTAATTGGAAAATGAAAAACAAAGACATTAGCGAAGAATATTTGTACGTTAAAGAAATTAAAGTGGATAATTCTTACTTTTTGAAAAGACTGCGCCCTGTTCCTCAGGGACAAGGCCACCAAATAAGAAAAAGGTTTAACCACGTTAGAGTTAAAATAGAAAATAGAAAATATGGGAAATAAAACAAATCCTATATCTAATAGATTAGGTATCATTTCTGGGTGGAAATCTAGTTGGTTTGGACGTTATCCAGAAAGAATACAAGAAGATTACAAAATAAGAAAACACATAGAAGCATCTTTATTAAAAGGAATCGTTTCCCTCATTTACATAGAGAGGCGCCCTAAATTCCTAACCGTTACTATTTTTACTTCTCGTCCTTCTTTAGTTATAGGAAAAGGTGGAGAGGAAGTGGATAAGTTAAGAAGAGAGTTAAAAGTCATTACAAAAAAAAAATATATTCAAGTTAATATCCATGAAGTTAAACGGCCTGAGTTAGATGCTCGTTTAATAGCTAAGAATGTTGCAAGTCAGATAGAGAAAAGAGTTTCGTTTAAGAAGGTAATTAAACAGGCCGTTTATGCCGCTATGCGAATTAGCGATGAGAATAAGGAGAATAGCGTGTATGGGATAAAAATTCAAGTTTCTGGACGTTTAAATGGAGCTGAAATTGCCCGTACTGAATCTTGCAAAGAGGGCAAAATTTCTCTTTCTACTTTCCGAATGGATATTGATTATGCTACAGCAGAAGCTCATACTACATATGGTAGAATAGGGATTAAAGTTTGGATAAATAAAGGGGAAGTTTATGGGAAAAGAGAATTTTCAACCATTAGCTAATTGACTTATGTTACAGCCTAACAAGACTAAATATAATAAAAAACAAAAAGGAAGGATAAAAGGAAAAGCAATTAGGGGAACTCAACTTTCATATGGAATTTATGGTATTAAAGCGTTGAGGTTAACTTTGATAACCTCACGTCAAATAGAAGCTGCACGAATCGCTGCTACTAGATCTATGAAAAGAGAAGGAAAGTTAATCATTCGTATTTTCCCTGATAAACCAATGACAAAAAAGCCCCAAGAAGTTAGAATGGGGAAGGGGAAGGGATCTGTAGAATTTTGGGCTGCAGTAGTTAAACCAGGTAGGATTATTTTCGAAGTTGATGGAGTTGATAGAACAACAGCTAAGGAAGCTCTTCGATTAGCCTCTCATAAATTACCTTTAAAAACTAAATTTATTTAACATTTTAAAATATGAAAAGAAATTCTAGAAAAGAAAGAATAGGGATAGTTTTAAAAAATAGAATGAATAAGACTATCATAGTTTATGATGAGAAAAGGGTTCCCCATACCAGATATGGAAAAGGTATTTTTAAAACAAAAAAATACACTGTACATGATGAAGAAAATAGTGCTAATAAGAATGATATTGTCAGAATTATGGAAACTAGACCTCTTAGCAAAAAAAAACGTTGGAGATTAATAAAAATTGAGAAAAAATGTTACAACAAGAATCTAGACTTAGAGTAGCAGATAATACAGGAGCTAAGATTGCGTTAATTATTCGTGTATTAGGGGGAAGTAAAAAAAGATATGCCTCTATAGGAGATTCCATCATTGTTTCTGTGAAAGAAGCTTCTACTAAAGGAAGTGTAAAAGAAGGGCAGGTTTCTAAAGCTGTAATTGTTAGGATTAAAGAAAAAATACGAAGAAGTGATGGATCTTACATTAACTTCGATGATAATGCATGCATACTTTTACATGCTTCAGGCGAAATGCGAGGAACTCGCGTATTTGGACCAGTAGCTAGAGAATTAAGGAAAAAAGAATATATGAAAATTATTTCCCTAGCTACAGAAGTCTTTTGACTAAAAAATATTTTCAATGAACTATTTTCCAAGACTTAAGATCTTATACGAGGAAAAAATTATCCCCCTTTTAATGGAAGAGTTTGGGTATCGTTCTTTGATGGAAGCCCCAAGAGTTAAAAAGGTGGTTCTTAATCAAGGACTCGGAGCATCTATTTATGATAAAAAAATTTTGGAACATGCTTTAAAAGAAATTACAGCGATAGCTGGACAAAAATCAGTTCCTTGTTTATCTAAACGGGATGAGTCTGGTTTTAAATTACGAAAAAATGTTCCAATAGGGTGTAAAGTTACTTTGCGTCATCTTAAAATGTATGAATTTATAGATAGGTTAATTACGGTAGCTTTGCCAAGGATTCGAGACTTTAACGGAGTTAAAACTATATTTGACGGAAAAGGAAATTATAACATGGGAATTTTAGAACAAATTATTTTTCCAGAAATAGATATTGATCATATTAAGAGAATATCAGGAATGAATATTACTTTTGTAACTTCTGCTAAAAGCGATAAAGAGGCAAGGTTTTTATTGTCTTTTTTGGGTATTCCTTTTAAAAAAAAATAATCTTATGGCAAAAGAATCTGTGAAAGCAAGACAAAGAAAAAGAGAAAAAATTGTGCAAAAGTATGCTAAAAAACGTAAAATATTAAAAAAATCTATGAATTATGAAGGATTGCAGCGGTTGCCAAAAAATGCTTCTCCTGTTCGATTATGTAATCGATGTAGTATTTCTGGTAGAAAAAGGGGGTATATGAGGGATTTTGGTATTTCTCGTATAAAATTTAGGGAATTAGCATCTCAGGGATTTATTCCTGGAGTTAGAAAGGCCAGTTGGTAAATTTAAAAAAAAAAATATGAATATAGATCCTATATCTGATTATTTAACCTGCATAAGGAATGCATATAAAGCTGGACATAGGATAGTCTCTATTCCTTCATCCAAGATGAAGAAGGAAATAACTAAGATTTTATTTTATCAAGGATATATTTCTGGATATAAATTTGAAGATGAGATAAAACCTATAAGGAAGATAAAAATTTATCTTAAATATGACCGAGTTACAAACAACCCCATTATAAAGTCTCTAAAGAGAGTAAGTAAGTCTGGGTTGAGAAAATATTGCGGTGCTGATAATTTACCTCGTGTTTTGAATGGATTGGGTTTAGCTATCCTTTCGACTTCGAAAGGAATAATGACCAATAAAGAAGCCAAAAAAATAAACATAGGGGGGGAAATTATATGTTATATTTATTGAAATGAATCTCTAATGTCTAGAATTGGTAAGCTTCCTATTACACTTCCAAAGGGAGTTATTGTAAAAATAGAGGAAGAGAGAATAAAGGTTATAGGAAAATTAGGAGAATTATCTAAAGAGATTCCTAATAATCTTCAATTAAGTATTGAAGGAGAAATGTTGTTGGTTAGAAGGTTCAGCAATAACAAAAAGGATCGTGCATTTCATGGTTTATTTCGTGCACTTGTAAATAATATGATAATAGGCGTTAAGGAAGGATTTAAAAAAGAACTTGAATTAGTTGGAGTCGGATACAGAGCCTCTGCTAGAGAGAATATTCTGGAATTAAATTTGGGTTTTTCTCACAATATTATCATCAAATATCCTTCTGAAATAAAAATAGAAGCTTTAACTGAAAAAGGTAGAAATCCTTTTATTATTCTTACATCTTATGACAAACAACTTCTTGGAATAGTTTCTTCTAAAATTCGTTCCCTTAGAAAACCTGAACCATACAAAGGAAAAGGAATAAGATATGTTGGAGAAATTATTCTAAGAAAAACTGGAAAATCAGCTTAAATAATGAAAAAGAAAAGTATAAAAAATATAATTAGAAAGATTTTTGGAACTGCCGAAAGGCCAAGGATTTCTGTATTTAAAAGTAATAAAGAAATTTATGCTCAAATTATAGACGATATGAAAGGAATAACTTTGATATCTGCTTCTTCAAGGGAAAAATGTTTTACATCATTAAATGGAACAAAAGTCTTCTTAGCTGGAGAAGTTGGGAAAGGTTTAGGGGAAAAAGCTAAAAAGTTTGGACTTGTAAAAGTAGTTTTTGATAGAAACGGATATAAATATCACGGAAGGATAAAATCTCTAGCTGAAGGAGCTAGAGAAATGGGATTGGATTTTTGAATATGCCATTTGAGTTTAAAGAAAGGTTAATTTCAGTAAAAAGAATATGTAAAGTAACTAAAGGGAGAAGATGTTTCAGTTTTAATGCTATTGTAGTTAGGGGAAATGGAAATGGAACTGTGGGATATGGTTTTGGAAAAT from Blattabacteriaceae bacterium includes these protein-coding regions:
- the rplE gene encoding 50S ribosomal protein L5, with amino-acid sequence MNYFPRLKILYEEKIIPLLMEEFGYRSLMEAPRVKKVVLNQGLGASIYDKKILEHALKEITAIAGQKSVPCLSKRDESGFKLRKNVPIGCKVTLRHLKMYEFIDRLITVALPRIRDFNGVKTIFDGKGNYNMGILEQIIFPEIDIDHIKRISGMNITFVTSAKSDKEARFLLSFLGIPFKKK
- the rplP gene encoding 50S ribosomal protein L16 produces the protein MLQPNKTKYNKKQKGRIKGKAIRGTQLSYGIYGIKALRLTLITSRQIEAARIAATRSMKREGKLIIRIFPDKPMTKKPQEVRMGKGKGSVEFWAAVVKPGRIIFEVDGVDRTTAKEALRLASHKLPLKTKFI
- the rpsJ gene encoding 30S ribosomal protein S10, which codes for MNKKIKIKLQSYDHILLDRYANKILKTALCSGSIIHGPIPLPTKKKIYTVLRSPHVNKKSREQYLLPKHRRYLEINANSITVEAMMKIELYSGVELEIKV
- the rplF gene encoding 50S ribosomal protein L6 — protein: MSRIGKLPITLPKGVIVKIEEERIKVIGKLGELSKEIPNNLQLSIEGEMLLVRRFSNNKKDRAFHGLFRALVNNMIIGVKEGFKKELELVGVGYRASARENILELNLGFSHNIIIKYPSEIKIEALTEKGRNPFIILTSYDKQLLGIVSSKIRSLRKPEPYKGKGIRYVGEIILRKTGKSA
- the rplB gene encoding 50S ribosomal protein L2, which produces MSVKRLKPTTPSQRFKVLNSFKEITSWTPEKSLTKGIRKRGGRNNYGKMTIRNVGGGHKRKYRKIDYKRNKFGIPAIVKSIEYDPNRSSFISLLFYVDGEKRYIITTEGIHIGQKVISGKEITPKLGNAVPLSKIALGALISCIELNPGKGAVIARSAGSYAQLSAKEGKYATVKLPSGEIRRILASCLATIGSVSNSEHQLVKSGKAGRSRHLGRRPRVRGVAMNPVDHPMGGGEGKASGGLPRSRKGLYSKGLRTRSIRYQKYFTNKK
- the rpsH gene encoding 30S ribosomal protein S8, which gives rise to MNIDPISDYLTCIRNAYKAGHRIVSIPSSKMKKEITKILFYQGYISGYKFEDEIKPIRKIKIYLKYDRVTNNPIIKSLKRVSKSGLRKYCGADNLPRVLNGLGLAILSTSKGIMTNKEAKKINIGGEIICYIY
- the rplV gene encoding 50S ribosomal protein L22, giving the protein MGILNKKSSEKRKKKKIVYASLRSNPISPRKMRVMADLIRGVGIENALSILEFNKKKASYFLRKLLFSALANWKMKNKDISEEYLYVKEIKVDNSYFLKRLRPVPQGQGHQIRKRFNHVRVKIENRKYGK
- the rpsQ gene encoding 30S ribosomal protein S17, whose amino-acid sequence is MKRNSRKERIGIVLKNRMNKTIIVYDEKRVPHTRYGKGIFKTKKYTVHDEENSANKNDIVRIMETRPLSKKKRWRLIKIEKKCYNKNLDLE
- the rplC gene encoding 50S ribosomal protein L3 — encoded protein: MKSIIGKNIGMTSLFDEQGRNIPSTVIEAGPCSIIQIKTLEKDGYSSIQLGFEDKKKKNISKSLLGHFKKANVSPKKKIAEFYVNKCDKLRLGEKITVNSFNVGEFVDVTGFSKGRGFQGVVKRHGFSGVGERTHGQHNRLRAPGSIGAGSDPSRVFKGVRMSGKMGNRRVTVKNLRILKIDLEKNLLIVKGSVPGTKYSYLIIKKYGG
- the rpsC gene encoding 30S ribosomal protein S3 produces the protein MGNKTNPISNRLGIISGWKSSWFGRYPERIQEDYKIRKHIEASLLKGIVSLIYIERRPKFLTVTIFTSRPSLVIGKGGEEVDKLRRELKVITKKKYIQVNIHEVKRPELDARLIAKNVASQIEKRVSFKKVIKQAVYAAMRISDENKENSVYGIKIQVSGRLNGAEIARTESCKEGKISLSTFRMDIDYATAEAHTTYGRIGIKVWINKGEVYGKREFSTIS
- the rpsS gene encoding 30S ribosomal protein S19, encoding MARSLKKGPFVFYKLIEKVLSNKKSGKKVLIKTWSRSSTIIPEFVGQTFAVHNGKKHIPVYITENMVGHKLGEFSPTRVFRGHSGSKTRTSKMKKLKK
- the rpsN gene encoding 30S ribosomal protein S14: MAKESVKARQRKREKIVQKYAKKRKILKKSMNYEGLQRLPKNASPVRLCNRCSISGRKRGYMRDFGISRIKFRELASQGFIPGVRKASW
- the rplR gene encoding 50S ribosomal protein L18 → MKKKSIKNIIRKIFGTAERPRISVFKSNKEIYAQIIDDMKGITLISASSREKCFTSLNGTKVFLAGEVGKGLGEKAKKFGLVKVVFDRNGYKYHGRIKSLAEGAREMGLDF
- the rplN gene encoding 50S ribosomal protein L14, producing MLQQESRLRVADNTGAKIALIIRVLGGSKKRYASIGDSIIVSVKEASTKGSVKEGQVSKAVIVRIKEKIRRSDGSYINFDDNACILLHASGEMRGTRVFGPVARELRKKEYMKIISLATEVF
- the rplD gene encoding 50S ribosomal protein L4, with product MEVKVFDITGKETGRKVILQDQVFGINPNTHAISMEIKRYLSAQRQGTHKTKERSEVSGSTRKLHRQKGTGGSRKGDINNPLFRGGGRVFGPIPKKYLFKLNKSFKKLAKRSILSQRLKEGKLKVIENFLLKNPKTKLFLGILSLLNLRKKKVLMVYGKPNKNLFLSSRNLEKIKLATYNEVSSYDLLNASNILFMEDSLEEVHKNLMEV